In one window of Schistosoma haematobium chromosome 5, whole genome shotgun sequence DNA:
- a CDS encoding hypothetical protein (EggNog:ENOG410V5M6~COG:A~BUSCO:EOG091G0PNP), with translation MPFARFSMASPGEHEQFTEESTSSFQFGHDERSSKSDEQKCILELERAIEAKTKEKNSLREKLRSILRLSERLDALLPLKLESKERELRHFLLPSVPRSNACDVDANKSQTTSGGCTISSNVRPVPSLVSGLTKSVDSLLGPANAVARATSSKGGALLPTPYPNPSQASGKSVTHNRGMLPSGIHSQSTKASVDNGPYIKDVPNYADVLIDSSVNLILSRLRRTQCNFDKLVAANQSELQSFTFTQNSQNGKRMMMRIRVLEHENEELANVNRTGRTARLESEISLRRAFVNDLKNAHSDMEYLVEEAETETEMLGSSLMMLQQRLQLTQSTAELLASELQKLEPVICAGMMNSDGDTDAKDVLLHEETKLEDVTCVSPGRLQNSLNDSLYDEELILDPGIEISRQSSESPKSYTDIPVVSDVNSRVTETKYNKKSCIYARVLPKPENNISDDENFGKSKRRRVSGSCGDSSNEKCTSHLDSLSFLPAPLSRNTVSTSASDRTKSRPVIPVRGPQRTFHSNREHTAQVTQIKSISSTTASPLDESISSKLLKLSKFNSQLTVDSSIKSPCIKSFTSNHPNVIDGSSS, from the exons ATGCCTTT TGCTCGTTTCTCGATGGCTTCTCCTGGTGAACATGAACAGTTTACCGAAGAAAGTACAAGTTCATTTCAGTTTGGTCACGATGAAAGGTCTTCTAAAAG TGATGAACAAAAATGTATTCTCGAACTTGAAAGAGCAATCGAGGCTAAAACGAAGGAGAAGAATAGTCTAC GGGAAAAGTTGCGTTCAATCCTTCGACTGTCTGAGCGTTTGGATGCTTTACTACCGTTGAAATTGGAGTCTAAAGAGAGGGAACTACGTCATTTTCTG CTCCCTTCAGTGCCTCGTTCGAATGCGTGTGACGTTGATGCTAACAAAAGCCAGACCACTTCAGGCGGCTGTACAATTAGTTCCAATGTTCGCCCCGTTCCATCCTTGGTTAGTGGGTTAACCAAGTCTGTAGATAGTTTATTGGGTCCTGCAAATGCAGTGGCCCGTGCTACTAGTTCAAAAGGCGGGGCTCTTCTACCTACTCCTTATCCTAATCCTTCTCAGGCTAGTGGTAAATCTGTTACCCATAATCGTGGTATGCTACCGTCAGGAATTCATTCACAATCCACCAAGGCTTCTGTAGACAATGGACCATATATTAAAGATGTTCCAAATTATGCAGATGTATTAATTGATTCTTCTGTTAACTTGATACTATCTCGTTTACGCCGGACACAGTGTAATTTTGATAAACTTGTTGCAGCTAATCAATCGGAACTGCAGTCATTTACTTTTACTCAAAACAG TCAAAATGGAAAAAGAATGATGATGCGTATTCGTGTTCTTGAACATGAAAATGAAGAACTAGCAAATGTCAATCGTACTGGTCGAACTGCTCGGTTAGAATCAGAAATTTCTTTACGACGTGCATTCGTAAATGACTTGAAAAATGCTCATTCAG aTATGGAGTATTTAGTGGAGGAGGCTGAGACTGAAACTGAAATGCTTGGTAGTTCTTTAATGATGCTGCAACAAAGACTACAACTAACTCAAAGCACTGCAGAACTCTTGGCTTCCGAACTACAAAAACTAGAACCAGTGATTTGTGCTGGGATGATGAATTCCGATGGCGATACTGATGCTAAGGACGTGTTGTTACATGAGGAAACAAAATTAGAAGACGTTACTTGTGTGTCTCCTGGACGACTGCAAAATTCTCTGAACGATAGTCTATACGATGAGGAGCTTATTTTGGATCCAGGTATTGAAATTAGCCGACAGTCTTCGGAATCTCCCAAATCCTATACTGATATACCAGTCGTTAGCGACGTCAATTCTCGGGTGACAGAaactaaatataataaaaagtcATGTATTTATGCCCGAGTTCTCCCCAAACctgaaaataatatttctgaTGACGAAAATTTCGGTAAATCGAAACGTAGACGTGTCTCAGGTAGTTGTGGAGATTCATCAAATGAAAAATGCACAAGTCATTTAGACTCTTTATCATTTTTACCTGCTCCATTGTCTAGGAATACAGTATCTACTTCCGCCAGTGATCGAACTAAATCGCGTCCTGTAATCCCTGTACGCGGTCCACAACGGACGTTTCATTCAAACCGTGAGCATACTGCTCAAGTTACTCAAATAAAATCCATTTCATCAACAACAGCATCACCATTAGATGAATCTATTTCTAGTAAACTTTTAAAACTTTCTAAATTTAATAGTCAGTTAACTGTTGATTCCTCCATAAAATCCCCATGTATAAAGTCTTTCACATCTAATCATCCTAATGTTATTGATGGCTCGTCTTCATGA
- a CDS encoding hypothetical protein (EggNog:ENOG410V5M6~COG:A~BUSCO:EOG091G0PNP) produces MASPGEHEQFTEESTSSFQFGHDERSSKSDEQKCILELERAIEAKTKEKNSLREKLRSILRLSERLDALLPLKLESKERELRHFLLPSVPRSNACDVDANKSQTTSGGCTISSNVRPVPSLVSGLTKSVDSLLGPANAVARATSSKGGALLPTPYPNPSQASGKSVTHNRGMLPSGIHSQSTKASVDNGPYIKDVPNYADVLIDSSVNLILSRLRRTQCNFDKLVAANQSELQSFTFTQNSQNGKRMMMRIRVLEHENEELANVNRTGRTARLESEISLRRAFVNDLKNAHSDMEYLVEEAETETEMLGSSLMMLQQRLQLTQSTAELLASELQKLEPVICAGMMNSDGDTDAKDVLLHEETKLEDVTCVSPGRLQNSLNDSLYDEELILDPGIEISRQSSESPKSYTDIPVVSDVNSRVTETKYNKKSCIYARVLPKPENNISDDENFGKSKRRRVSGSCGDSSNEKCTSHLDSLSFLPAPLSRNTVSTSASDRTKSRPVIPVRGPQRTFHSNREHTAQVTQIKSISSTTASPLDESISSKLLKLSKFNSQLTVDSSIKSPCIKSFTSNHPNVIDGSSS; encoded by the exons ATGGCTTCTCCTGGTGAACATGAACAGTTTACCGAAGAAAGTACAAGTTCATTTCAGTTTGGTCACGATGAAAGGTCTTCTAAAAG TGATGAACAAAAATGTATTCTCGAACTTGAAAGAGCAATCGAGGCTAAAACGAAGGAGAAGAATAGTCTAC GGGAAAAGTTGCGTTCAATCCTTCGACTGTCTGAGCGTTTGGATGCTTTACTACCGTTGAAATTGGAGTCTAAAGAGAGGGAACTACGTCATTTTCTG CTCCCTTCAGTGCCTCGTTCGAATGCGTGTGACGTTGATGCTAACAAAAGCCAGACCACTTCAGGCGGCTGTACAATTAGTTCCAATGTTCGCCCCGTTCCATCCTTGGTTAGTGGGTTAACCAAGTCTGTAGATAGTTTATTGGGTCCTGCAAATGCAGTGGCCCGTGCTACTAGTTCAAAAGGCGGGGCTCTTCTACCTACTCCTTATCCTAATCCTTCTCAGGCTAGTGGTAAATCTGTTACCCATAATCGTGGTATGCTACCGTCAGGAATTCATTCACAATCCACCAAGGCTTCTGTAGACAATGGACCATATATTAAAGATGTTCCAAATTATGCAGATGTATTAATTGATTCTTCTGTTAACTTGATACTATCTCGTTTACGCCGGACACAGTGTAATTTTGATAAACTTGTTGCAGCTAATCAATCGGAACTGCAGTCATTTACTTTTACTCAAAACAG TCAAAATGGAAAAAGAATGATGATGCGTATTCGTGTTCTTGAACATGAAAATGAAGAACTAGCAAATGTCAATCGTACTGGTCGAACTGCTCGGTTAGAATCAGAAATTTCTTTACGACGTGCATTCGTAAATGACTTGAAAAATGCTCATTCAG aTATGGAGTATTTAGTGGAGGAGGCTGAGACTGAAACTGAAATGCTTGGTAGTTCTTTAATGATGCTGCAACAAAGACTACAACTAACTCAAAGCACTGCAGAACTCTTGGCTTCCGAACTACAAAAACTAGAACCAGTGATTTGTGCTGGGATGATGAATTCCGATGGCGATACTGATGCTAAGGACGTGTTGTTACATGAGGAAACAAAATTAGAAGACGTTACTTGTGTGTCTCCTGGACGACTGCAAAATTCTCTGAACGATAGTCTATACGATGAGGAGCTTATTTTGGATCCAGGTATTGAAATTAGCCGACAGTCTTCGGAATCTCCCAAATCCTATACTGATATACCAGTCGTTAGCGACGTCAATTCTCGGGTGACAGAaactaaatataataaaaagtcATGTATTTATGCCCGAGTTCTCCCCAAACctgaaaataatatttctgaTGACGAAAATTTCGGTAAATCGAAACGTAGACGTGTCTCAGGTAGTTGTGGAGATTCATCAAATGAAAAATGCACAAGTCATTTAGACTCTTTATCATTTTTACCTGCTCCATTGTCTAGGAATACAGTATCTACTTCCGCCAGTGATCGAACTAAATCGCGTCCTGTAATCCCTGTACGCGGTCCACAACGGACGTTTCATTCAAACCGTGAGCATACTGCTCAAGTTACTCAAATAAAATCCATTTCATCAACAACAGCATCACCATTAGATGAATCTATTTCTAGTAAACTTTTAAAACTTTCTAAATTTAATAGTCAGTTAACTGTTGATTCCTCCATAAAATCCCCATGTATAAAGTCTTTCACATCTAATCATCCTAATGTTATTGATGGCTCGTCTTCATGA
- a CDS encoding hypothetical protein (EggNog:ENOG410IPXA~COG:S), producing the protein MSINRITYSGAFMKSLRPFAAQVTKKYYKRRRGGWQYALKRMNIIRMSIPKLLNSNCRSRINEVDYLQFLLSQNMYRNCGVITIQESWLNDLQDDCLVSLRDFKIYRQDRSNNKKRCGGGVATFVNTNWCRSSFVCFKFSNDCLTLRCRPKHLNKYKYVYVTSIYVTPDCTSSALSVFADEFTEFAVTAFSDSLSVVRGDFNSFDYSFLKSLGHQNVVDFPTRLDAHLDFVFINDVGIYATRKRAPLSSSDHCIIRVLPKLYEKHGKSTLSHQTKKVKYRNYSEENIRNLKNMFHTTNWELFTDDSLENTTDVITCYLKFCFDICCPTETIFVNFDQLTFSQLKRLKEMKERMYKEKNSNEVRKLNGLINLEIRRLNSMFTQKLLSCKNSPSMWKLFKELTGDRQFRSDNQLNV; encoded by the coding sequence atgtccattaatcgcataacctattcaggcgcttttatgaaaagcctacgacctttcgctgcacaagttacaaaaaagtactataaaagacgtcgtggtggttggcaatatgcgttaaagagaatgaacattattcgtatgtcgattcccaagctgctaaattctaactgccgatcacgaATCAACGAAgtggactatctgcaattcctactaagtcaaaatatgtatcgtaattgtggtgtcatcacaattcaagaatcttggttaaatgatttacaggatgactgcctagtatcactacgtgacttcaaaatttatcgtcaggatcgatcaaacaataaaaagaggtgtggtggcggtgtagctacgtttgtaaacacaaactggtgtcgatcttcgtttgtgtgttttaagttttcaaatgattgtctaactctaagatgtcgtccaaaacatctgaataaatacaaatatgtttatgttactaGTATCTACGTTACTCCagattgcacatcatctgcactatctgttttcgctgatgaattcactgagttcgctgttactgccttcagtgattcactttcagttgtacgtggtgatttcaattcatttgaCTATAGCTTCCTTAAGTCACttggtcaccaaaatgtagtagattttcctacccgtttggatgctcatttagacttcgtcttcattaatgatgtgggtatatatgcgactcgaaaacgtgctccattgtctagctcggatcactgtataattcgtgttctacctaaattatatgaaaagcatgggaagagtacactgtcacatcaaaccaagaaagtcaaatataggaattactcagaagaaaatatccgaaatctgaaaaacatgtttcatacgactaactgggaattatttacagatgactcactggaaaacactactgatgttatcacttgttaccttaaattctgttttgatatttgttgtcccactgaaaccatttttgtaaattTTGATCAACTTACAttttcacaactaaaacgattAAAGGagatgaaagaaagaatgtacaaggagaagaactctaatgaagttcgtaagctaaatggtctgataaacctagagattagacgtctcaattctatgtttactcaaaaactcttgtcttgcaaaaactctccaagtatgtggaaactctttaaagaacttacaggtgacagacagtttagaagcgataaccagctgaatgtttga
- the CMPK1 gene encoding cytidine monophosphate (UMP-CMP) kinase 1, cytosolic, variant 2 (EggNog:ENOG410VBZ7~COG:F), with product LSTIFKGSGYLVITQGHQVMFYYFIGKVAKKKCMNMYKLMQHVVSKYQCSQRSNNIRKIIWSLCVARSVFIKSNTISWRDMKFNICFVLGGPGAGKGTVCQQIVKEYGFVHLSAGELLRQARDSPGSEFASEIQEHMKNGTIVPAEITCGLLYQAMRKNSENANCTNFLVDGFPRNDENRLCWEKDLGPHTILKNVIVLDCPDDVCIQRCLGRKSNRVDDNEETLKHRIKQFKEQCMPIIQFYEAQNLVTRINANKSIPEVYEQVREMMKTLNIISCK from the exons TTGAGCACAATATTTAAGGGGTCTGGATACTTGGTCATCACTCAAGGTCACCAGGTGAT GTTCTATTATTTTATTGGGAAAGTTGCAAAAAAGAagtgtatgaatatgtataaaCTTATGCAACATGTCGTGTCCAAATATCAATGTTCTCAACGATCCAATAATATTAGGAA aaTCATCTGGTCACTCTGTGTTGCAAGATCAGTTTTCATTAAATCAAATACCATCAGTTGGCGGGATATGAAGtttaatatttgttttgttttgggtggaCCGGGTGCTGGGAAAGGTACAGTATGCCAGCAAATTGTGAAG GAATATGGATTTGTACATTTATCTGCTGGTGAATTACTTCGACAAGCTCGCGATTCACCAGGTTCTGAATTTGCTAGTGAAATACAAGAACACATGAAAAATGGGACAATCGTACCGGCTGAAATTACCTGTGGCTTATTATATCAA GCAATGCGAAAAAATTCTGAAAATGCTAATTGTACGAATTTTCTTGTGGATGGTTTTCCACGTAATGATGAAAATCGTTTGTGTTGGGAAAAAGATTTAGGCCCTCATACGATATTAAAAAATGTCATTGTTTTAGATTGTCCAGACGAT GTATGTATCCAACGTTGCCTTGGACGAAAGTCAAATCGAGTGGACGATAATGAAGAAACATTAAAGCATCG TATAAAACAATTCAAAGAACAATGTATGCCGATTATTCAATTCTATGAAGCACAAAATTTGGTGACCAGAATTAATGCAAATAAGTCTATACCTGAG GTATATGAACAGGTTCGAGAAATGATGAAGACCTTGAATATCATCAGTTGCAAATGA
- the CMPK1 gene encoding cytidine monophosphate (UMP-CMP) kinase 1, cytosolic (EggNog:ENOG410VBZ7~COG:F): LSTIFKGSGYLVITQGHQVMFYYFIGKVAKKKCMNMYKLMQHVVSKYQCSQRSNNIRKIIWSLCVARSVFIKSNTISWRDMKFNICFVLGGPGAGKGTVCQQIVKEYGFVHLSAGELLRQARDSPGSEFASEIQEHMKNGTIVPAEITCGLLYQAMRKNSENANCTNFLVDGFPRNDENRLCWEKDLGPHTILKNVIVLDCPDDVCIQRCLGRKSNRVDDNEETLKHRYMNRFEK; this comes from the exons TTGAGCACAATATTTAAGGGGTCTGGATACTTGGTCATCACTCAAGGTCACCAGGTGAT GTTCTATTATTTTATTGGGAAAGTTGCAAAAAAGAagtgtatgaatatgtataaaCTTATGCAACATGTCGTGTCCAAATATCAATGTTCTCAACGATCCAATAATATTAGGAA aaTCATCTGGTCACTCTGTGTTGCAAGATCAGTTTTCATTAAATCAAATACCATCAGTTGGCGGGATATGAAGtttaatatttgttttgttttgggtggaCCGGGTGCTGGGAAAGGTACAGTATGCCAGCAAATTGTGAAG GAATATGGATTTGTACATTTATCTGCTGGTGAATTACTTCGACAAGCTCGCGATTCACCAGGTTCTGAATTTGCTAGTGAAATACAAGAACACATGAAAAATGGGACAATCGTACCGGCTGAAATTACCTGTGGCTTATTATATCAA GCAATGCGAAAAAATTCTGAAAATGCTAATTGTACGAATTTTCTTGTGGATGGTTTTCCACGTAATGATGAAAATCGTTTGTGTTGGGAAAAAGATTTAGGCCCTCATACGATATTAAAAAATGTCATTGTTTTAGATTGTCCAGACGAT GTATGTATCCAACGTTGCCTTGGACGAAAGTCAAATCGAGTGGACGATAATGAAGAAACATTAAAGCATCG GTATATGAACAGGTTCGAGAAATGA